In Mytilus edulis chromosome 7, xbMytEdul2.2, whole genome shotgun sequence, a single genomic region encodes these proteins:
- the LOC139482162 gene encoding uncharacterized protein, whose translation MTTSFDNCDICNLRHISKHSVIWCSDCDEGLCLECSEHHSLSKLSRNHSVVPIAEYKKLPSFLVNIKLHCDKHDEKYSLFCKEHNECVCRKCIISEKHRKCKEMIPVEDVIQNSKTSVVFTEIESSLQEMKGNITLILEDRQKNLSSLSDTKKKIESEILAVRQQINHHLDKIQDQFINELTSAVENSTQEIQSFLASVQEIQREIDECIEDIVTIKKHATDLQTFLGIKELENKLNATENTLLSWSKCKLLAHTVVSYQLNTVLQNINDEINTFGKTFVDSQACELSLHRRKEGQAQLIKGNIGPGSCGCSIENITLKLKTNINTSASNVSGCCILPCGKFVVANYDPSYLILFSPDGKIEKTIADIMPTIYDVACIDNDVVAVVSVTEKNIQLVNLKSEKTIKTIQTSSPCCGITHSEGNLIVCPKKGQLQQIRLEDNKTTKLAVMWYLCISRHLATHFTLEREMWKQSSVIIETVTYYGHLQTKRLLKDQEVSQWMNMEIFLLPGPNPKQLLQ comes from the coding sequence ATGACTACTTCTTTTGATAACTGTGATATTTGTAATTTGAGACATATTTCGAAGCATTCTGTTATTTGGTGCTCTGATTGCGATGAGGGATTGTGCCTAGAATGTTCAGAACATCACAGCTTATCTAAGTTATCACGAAACCACAGCGTTGTTCCTATTGCTGAGTATAAAAAGTTGCCATCCTTTCTGGTAAACATAAAACTGCATTGCGATAAGCATGATGAGAAGTATTCATTATTTTGCAAAGAGCATAACGAATGCGTTTGTAGAAAATGTATCATTTCCGAAAAGCACAGGAAATGTAAAGAAATGATCCCTGTTGAAGATgtgattcaaaattccaaaacatcaGTAGTATTTACAGAAATTGAGTCCTCGCTCCAAGAAATGAAGGGGAACATTACTCTTATTTTAGAAGACAGACAAAAGAATTTATCTTCATTATCAGATACGAAAAAGAAAATAGAATCCGAGATTTTAGCAGTTCGACAGCAGATAAATCACCACCTTGACAAAATACAAGACCAGTTTATCAATGAACTAACATCAGCAGTAGAAAATTCAACCCAAGAAATCCAAAGTTTCCTTGCGTCTGTACAGGAAATCCAAAGAGAAATTGATGAATGCATAGAAGATATAGTAACCATAAAGAAGCATGCAACCGATCTGCAAACGTTTTTAGGAATAAAAGAATTAGAAAACAAACTGAATGCAACAGAAAACACATTGCTATCATGGAGTAAGTGTAAACTTTTGGCTCACACCGTAGTTTCATACCAGTTAAACACCGtattacaaaatatcaatgacGAAATAAATACATTTGGAAAAACGTTCGTTGATAGTCAAGCATGTGAACTTTCATTACATAGAAGGAAAGAGGGTCAGGCTCAGTTGATTAAAGGAAATATCGGACCTGGATCATGTGGATGTTCTATTGAGAATATAAcactgaaattaaaaacaaacataaatacatCAGCATCAAATGTGTCCGGCTGCTGTATTTTACCTTGTGGTAAATTTGTCGTGGCAAACTATGATCCATCGTATTTGATATTGTTTTCACCTGatggaaaaattgaaaaaacaatTGCTGACATCATGCCAACAATTTATGATGTTGCATGTATCGACAATGATGTTGTTGCTGTAGTCTCAGTAACTGAAAAGAACATTCAACTTGTGaatttaaaatcagaaaaaacaattaaaactatccaAACAAGTTCTCCTTGCTGTGGAATTACTCACTCTGAAGGTAATTTAATAGTTTGTCCGAAAAAGGGACAGCTACAGCAAATCAGGCTAGAGGATAATAAGACAACGAAATTGGCAGTGATGTGGTATCTTTGTATATCGCGGCATTTGGCAACACACTTTACTCTAGAAAGAGAGATGTGGAAACAATCATCTGTCATAATAGAAACGGTGACATACTATGGACATTTACAAACAAAACGGCTCTTAAAGGACCAAGAGGTATCGCAGTGGAtgaatatggaaatatttttgttgCCGGGACCAAATCCAAAACAATTACTGCAATAG